One stretch of Miscanthus floridulus cultivar M001 chromosome 18, ASM1932011v1, whole genome shotgun sequence DNA includes these proteins:
- the LOC136522289 gene encoding protein EXORDIUM-like 2, with protein MGGRKKPALLICLVLTVALLGGAAPRCEALNPRMLFLVKPDPIVLRDHGGALLTGDNLTVNLLFYGRFTPAQRAIVVDFVRSLSVSAAAPRPGAGPPSVASWWRTTSLYRGVGGAPLRLGRQILVDERMSLGRPLSLGNVTALARAAGHHRGAITAVLTAVDVPVASFCVSRCGVHDHDRGGAHGRARYTYLWAGNPAQQCPGQCAWPFHRPTYGPQTPPLVPPNGDAGVDGMVISLAALLAGTVTNPYGDGYYKGDAGAGLEAATACAGIFGSGAYPGYPGKLLTDPATGASYNAVGLGGRKYLLPALWDPTTSQCKTLV; from the coding sequence ATGGGCGGGCGCAAGAAGCCAGCGCTGCTGATCTGCCTCGTCCTCACCGTCGCCCTGCTGGGCGGGGCGGCGCCGCGGTGCGAGGCGCTCAACCCGCGCATGCTGTTCCTGGTGAAGCCCGACCCGATCGTGCTGCGGGACCACGGCGGCGCGCTGCTCACGGGGGACAACCTCACCGTCAACCTGCTCTTCTACGGGCGCTTCACCCCAGCGCAGCGCGCGATCGTCGTCGACTTCGTCCGCTCCCTCTCGGTCTCGGCCGCCGCGCCTCGCCCGGGAGCGGGACCGCCGTCCGTGGCATCGTGGTGGCGCACCACCTCCCTGTACCGCGGCGTCGGCGGCGCGCCGCTGCGGCTCGGCAGGCAGATCCTCGTCGACGAGCGCATGTCGCTGGGCCGGCCGCTCTCGCTGGGCAACGTCACGGCGCTGGCGCGGGCCGCGGGGCACCACCGGGGCGCCATCACCGCGGTGCTCACGGCCGTCGACGTCCCCGTGGCGTCCTTCTGCGTGTCGCGGTGCGGCGTCCACGACCACGACCGCGGCGGCGCGCACGGCAGGGCGCGGTACACCTACCTGTGGGCGGGAAACCCAGCGCAGCAGTGCCCCGGCCAGTGCGCGTGGCCGTTCCACCGGCCGACGTACGGTCCCCAGACCCCGCCGCTGGTGCCGCCCAACGGCGACGCCGGCGTCGACGGCATGGTCATCAGCCTCGCCGCCCTCCTCGCCGGCACGGTCACCAACCCGTACGGGGACGGGTACTACAAGGGCGACGCCGGCGCCGGGCTGGAGGCTGCCACGGCGTGCGCCGGTATCTTCGGGAGCGGGGCCTACCCTGGCTACCCCGGGAAGCTGCTCACAGACCCGGCCACCGGCGCGAGCTACAACGCCGTCGGGCTAGGCGGGAGGAAGTACCTGCTCCCGGCATTGTGGGACCCGACGACCTCGCAGTGCAAGACACTTGTCTAG
- the LOC136520879 gene encoding uncharacterized protein: MSNPGSSPASAHHDHEHTPLSRSCGAPTTAPTPAPWSGTTDSPPPAYRPIRLPAINAPTNTAAIVLFPVPQPLPVPPAAPPHALQVPAKRIASPDDIARFHASVHGRHFLGFVAALSASVHGRKLSDPLPSPLSPAVAALLDLISALAGLVASTPPLPHSSRYGNPAFRLWHEKLTDSASELISRIAATASSPADLAGAEVELAPYLLDSFGNATRIDYGTGHETNFAAFLYCLARLGVITEPDYPAVVLRVFAAYLDLMRTLQDTYQLEPAGSHGVWGLDDYHFLPFIFGSAQLIDHKYMKPKSIHNPDILENFSKEYMYLACVAYVKKVKKGPFVEHSPMLDDISGVANWKKVNSGLLKMYKAEVLEKVPIMQHFLFGSLIKWED, encoded by the exons ATGTCCAACCCCGGCTCGTCCCCCGCCTCCGCTCACCACGACCACGAGCACACCCCGCTCTCCCGCTCCTGCGGGGCGCCCACCACGGCGCCGACCCCGGCCCCCTGGTCGGGGACCACCGACTCCCCGCCGCCGGCGTACCGCCCCATCCGTCTCCCAGCCATCAACGCGCCCACCAACACAGCCGCCATCGTCCTCTTCCCGGTCCCGCAGCCGCTCCCCGTGCCCCCCGCCGCGCCGCCCCACGCCTTGCAGGTCCCCGCCAAGCGGATCGCCTCACCGGACGACATCGCCCGCTTCCACGCCTCAGTCCACGGCCGCCACTTCCTCGGGTTCGTCGCCGCGCTGTCCGCTTCCGTCCACGGCCGCAAGCTCTCGGATCCTCTACCGTCCCCGCTATCCCCCGCCGTCGCTGCGCTCCTCGACCTCATCTCGGCTCTCGCCGGGCTCGTCGCATCCACCCCTCCGCTTCCGCACAGCTCCCGGTACGGCAACCCTGCTTTCCGCCTCTGGCACGAGAAGCTCACGGACTCCGCCAGCGAGCTGATCTCGCGGATCGCGGCCACCGCGTCCTCCCCTGCGGACCTCGCGGGCGCCGAGGTCGAGCTCGCACCGTACCTCCTCGACTCCTTCGGCAACGCCACCCGCATCGACTACGGGACGGGGCACGAGACCAACTTCGCTGCCTTCCTCTACTGCCTCGCGAGGCTAGGCGTCATCACCGAGCCCGACTACCCGGCCGTCGTTCTGCGCGTCTTTGCAGCCTACCTCGATCTCATGCGTACGCTGCAGGACACGTACCAGCTGGAGCCTGCGGGCTCCCATGGCGTTTGGGGGCTCGACGATTACCATTTCCTGCCCTTCATATTTGGGTCTGCGCAGCTGATTGATCACAAGTACATGAAGCCCAAGTCGATTCACAACCCAGATATCTTGGAGAATTTCTCCAAGGAGTACATGTATCTGGCGTGCGTTGCATATGTGAAGAAGGTAAAGAAGGGGCCCTTTGTGGAGCATTCACCAATGTTGGATGATATCAGTGGAGTGGCCAATTGGAAGAAGGTTAACAGTGGGCTGCTCAAAATGTACAAGGCCGAGGTGCTTGAGAAAGTGCCTATCATGCAGCATTTCCTCTTTGGCTCACTTATCAAATG ggaGGACTAA